A region of Maniola jurtina chromosome 7, ilManJurt1.1, whole genome shotgun sequence DNA encodes the following proteins:
- the LOC123866751 gene encoding larval cuticle protein LCP-17-like yields the protein MKTIIVLSLVALALAGPQSLKEPIPILRQESNINPDGSFQYSYETGNSISASASGSLKNIGAKEPALQIQGEYQYRGDDGIPIALTYVADENGYNAQGSAIPTSPPIPADIQRALKYLATAPPQKE from the exons ATGAAGACCATC ATTGTCCTTTCCCTAGTAGCCTTAGCCTTAGCTGGACCCCAGTCGTTGAAGGAGCCAATTCCGATTTTACGCCAAGAAAGCAATATTAACCCTGATGGCTCTTTCCAATACTCATATGAAACCGGTAACAGTATTTCTGCTTCGGCTTCCGGATCACTCAAAAATATTGGTGCTAAGGAACCAGCACTTCAAATCCAAGGAGAGTACCAATACCGCGGTGATGACGGAATACCCATCGCCCTGACCTACGTGGCTGATGAGAACGGTTACAATGCTCAAGGGAGCGCAATTCCCACTTCTCCCCCAATCCCAGCTGACATTCAGCGCGCCCTTAAATACCTCGCCACGGCACCTCCACAGAAAGAGTAA
- the LOC123866598 gene encoding endocuticle structural glycoprotein ABD-4-like produces MKSFVLVALFAAVALAAPQAPAEPIPIVRQDSQINGDGSYQYSFETGNGISADQQGDLKKVGDVEAIEVKGQFQYPSDDGTNIQLTYTADENGFQPQGAHLPTAPPVPEAIQRALAYLATAPPQPEN; encoded by the exons ATGAAATCTTTT GTTTTGGTAGCTCTTTTCGCTGCGGTGGCACTGGCGGCCCCTCAAGCCCCGGCTGAGCCCATTCCCATAGTCCGTCAGGACAGCCAAATCAATGGAGACGGTTCATACCAATATTCATTTGAAACGGGGAACGGTATTAGCGCAGACCAGCAGGGTGATCTGAAGAAAGTTGGGGATGTTGAAGCAATAGAAGTCAAAGGTCAATTCCAGTATCCGAGCGATGACGGAACCAACATTCAGCTAACGTACACAGCCGACGAAAACGGCTTCCAGCCCCAAGGTGCTCACCTTCCTACAGCTCCCCCAGTGCCGGAGGCCATCCAACGTGCCCTCGCCTACCTCGCCACCGCTCCTCCGCAGCCGGAAAATTAA